Within the Clostridia bacterium genome, the region CGAGGATTCCGCTCCATTGCTTGCTTTTTGTCAATTTGAACTCTACCGTACCTCTGTACGCCGACGAATTCAAATTGACAAAATATAACTTCCTTTTTCTTAAGTCTACAGCGTGTCGATAGGTTTATCGACACGCTGAAACAGCCTTAAAAAAACTGTTTTGTTTTTTAAAATTCGCTTTCTTTGAATCCTGCCGTTTTGTAAATACCGTCCGAAGGCAAGATACCCCGCATGAAGCGACAAATCATGCTCCGGCGATAACCGTTTAATGAGTATTCTTGTTTGTACGGCTCTGCACCTTGTTCCCACATGTCACAAGCTGTAAACACCATGTCGCCGCAACTTGTTTCGGTATTTCCCCAGGTTGTGCCGATAATACCGAGCATGTTATGTTTCTTCGCAAGATTAACTCTGCCATGAATTTTGGACATATCCGACCAGGGCGCAAGAATCAGTCTGGAGGCAGGAATGTTCTTTAAGAAATACTGTACAGATTCGTCCTGAGCCTCTTCAATATTATACTGCCAGTCCACTACATACATATCCTCCGCAAGACCGTCCATATCGAAAGTAAATGTGTCATTGGTGTTGCAACAGAAGGGATAATCAAAATCCTTTTTATCCAAAAACATTTCGCCCCACATAATCGGTTTTCTGTGAATGTCGTTTTTAACAGATTCTGCGGTGCGATTTAAAAATCTTACAAAGCCTTCTGTATCCGAAACATCTTTTTCTGCCCAGGGACTGTACAAATCCGCAAACTCATCACAACCAATGTGAAAATAATCCCCTTCTCCGAAAATTTCACACAGTTCAGCTCGAATTTTTTTATGCAGTTCGATAACCTCCGGGTTGTCCACATCCCATGTCCATCCACCCTGTGTAAACCATTCCTCGTATTCGGGATTCTGGTCTAAAACTACATGCTTTCCGGACACGAGCCGCGATTGCGAGGAGTGACCGATGTGATTCATAAACGGGATAAATTCTACCCCCATTGCACGTCCTAAATAAACAATTTCTTTCAAATCTTCCGCAGTCGCAGCATCCGGCCACCCGAATTCAGGAAACACTTCCAGTTTTAAACTTCCCCAGGTTTCAATACAAATGTGACTGCACTTTAAAAAAGCACAAAGTGCCACCATTTTTTTAATGTGTGTAAGAGATGTATCGTGAAACAGGCATAGATGCATCCCACGAAAAGAAAGAGCCGGCTTGTCTTTGATGCAAACAAACGGAATAATAAAATCATTTGTTTTTCTTCTGTACGGACTCAAAAGCTGTAACATTGATAAAAATGCATGAATCAGACCAACGCTTTCGCTAAACGCCATGAAAACACCTTTTTCATCAACGGAAATTTCGTATTCGTATTCTGAATCAAAGGAAGGTATATGTACGTCCTTATCAACAGATAGACACGCATTGCCTTTTAATCCGGGTACAAATATAATCTCGAGCACACTTTTTTTGGCAGTAAAATTATTCCAGAGTACAGGGCAAAAGTCTAAAAACTCTTTTTTATCAAATTCTGCGTCCAAATGCAGATATACTTTTTCATTAACGATATAGTGTCCGCTTTTTTTCTCCAGAAATAAAGGCTCAGGAAACAATTTAATCATGGTAATCACCTCAATTGAAATTATAGCACAATAATCAAATGAAACAAGACATTTTATTAAATATTTATGTCATTTTTTGTGAACATCTTTCGGAAGGACACCGAAGCGTTCTTTAAAAATTTTGGTGAAATTGGAACTGGAATTAAAGCCACAATCCATGCATATTTCGGTAACACTCATGTTGGTTGTATTTAAAAGCATCATGGAATAATCAAGGCGCATATTACGAAGGTATTCATGAAAAGTGATATTGATTTCTGTTTTAAAAAGCTTACTGAAATATTGCGGTGTCACATGCACAAAATCAGCAACCTCAATTAGCGTGATTGGGTGTCTGAAATTTTCACGCATGTATTTTAATGCGTTTCGCAAAATTGCATTTCCTATTTTTAAATCCGAATTATCGGTTTGACGCAATATTTTAATGAGCACTTCTGTGATAATGCTCTGTACAAGCAGTTTGCCATACTGCTCATTATTCTCTTTTTCTACCAAAAGTTTTTCAAAGCATTGTTTTACATTTTCGCACTCTTTTGAATTAAAGGTAGCTGTAAATGCCGTGTTTTTTGCATACAAAACATCTGTAATTTCCTTTGGTAACATATCGTCGGCAAAGCAAAGGCTGTAAAGCAGAGTTGGTTTCGCAAAAGAAAGATACTCATGCACATCTCGTGATAGCATAAAAACAATCGTTCCGCTTTTACATGGAATGGTATGTCCGTTTACTTTCTGCACGCAATCCCCTTCTGCCACAAACTCAATCTCTGTAAAAATATGATTGTGAATAGGCGGAATGGGCAAATCTTCGGGCCCCCAGACCTCTTTATCAACCAGAAAATGACTTTCTTGCTGTAAAACATTTTCCCGACTATTCTTCCAGGTATTGATATATTTTTCCATTTTGCCTCCAAAATATTAAATAGTAGCTAAAATTTATTAAAAAACAAGTTGAAAAAATTAAAAATAAGCTTATAATTAAAGTATAGAGCATATTTAAAAAAAATGCAAGTATTTTTTAGGAGGTTGAAAATATGGAAAAATTATTAACCGGTGTTGCTTATCACGGCAACAGAATTTTAAAGCATGTGGAAGAAGACATGATTGACATTGTAAAGCATAACATGAATCTTGTGGTGCACATGTTTACACACAATGACTGGGACCGTCATTTAAAAGTAATGAAGGATATTGTCAGAATCACAGAATACTACGGTCTTGATATGTGGTGGGACAACTGGGGTATCGGAGGCCCTCCGGGAGATAAATCCTTCTTTACCGGTCAGCATCCCGAAACCAGAATGCAGTATAACGACGGTACATTTGACCCCGTTCGCGTTTGCTTTAACAGACCTGAGCTTTTAGAATTTACAAAAAACTGGGCTTACACCGTTAAAGAATTTGGCGGAAACAAAATTCTATGGGACGAACCGCACATTCCACCCCACCTTCCCAGCATGGATCAGAACAAATACGGTTGCTGCTGTGACACCTGCAAAAAGTTATTCGCAGAAAAATACGGCAAGGAAATGCCTCTCGATGGTATGACACCCGAAATGAAGGAATTCCGCGCCTGGAGTATGCGCGAATATTTCAATAAGATTACCGCTTATTCCGCAGGTCTCGGTATGGAAAACATTGCCGTTGTTATGGTTCATACATTAGACAATACGCAAGATATTATCAACACGCCTGATTTACATAATTTTGGCATTGACCCCTACTGGGATCCCAAATACGGCAAACGTGATCCGTATGAATATGTATATGAAAACACAAAAAAACAGGTCGAGCTTGCTAAATCGTTAGGCAAAGACTGCCACACCTGGATTCAGGGATTTGATATTCCTTTCGGAAAAGAAGATGAACTGATTCTTGCTACAGATGCGGCATACGATGCAGGCGCAAGAACCATTTTAGACTGGAGCTTCCGCGGGGCTGAATCTAACACCTATAAATCAGATGTTGCAGAGCTGACATGGCAGGTTATGGGTGAAGCTATGGGACGCATTCGTGCCAGACATTTTGATGCCATTCGCAGAGAAAGAATGGCAAAATATCAAAAATAATTAAAGAGGGATAAATATGAAAAAAAGAATCAGCTTTCTTTTAATATTCGTTATGCTGGTCGGCATGCTTACAATTCCTGCGCAAGCCGCCGATGTGCAGACTATATTTATTGCGCCTGAAAATTTTCAGGAAAATTTGGGTTCCTGGACTTATAAAACAAGCGACGTAGCAGATGCGTTCAAAAGCATCCTGATTGGACGCAGTGACAAGGCGCAAAATCTTTTAAAGCCTGCAGGGGTAAATGTTGTTGTTCCTGCCGACGGTACATACACCGTTTATGTCCGAACACGTGATTACGATACACACCCCGGTACCCGTAAAAGCCAGATTGCCGTAAACGGCACCATTTATCCACACATTTTAGGTGCACACGGAACAAATGGCTGGGCCTGGGAAACGGTAGGCGAAGTTTCCTTAAAAAAAGGCACATCGACCGTTCAGCTTGTAGATATTACCGGATACACGCCACGCGTTGAAGGTATTATTCTGTCAACAGATAAAAACATTAAGTTGCCCGAAAATGCAAGTGCTTTTGGAAGTTTTGCTTCCAAATATGCATGCACTGCCGTTCCCGGTGCGCTTGTATCGCCTATTTACGAAGAAAAGCCTGTCGAAACAAATTTTAAATCAGATAAGGTTTACAGCACTTTAGACTATACTTCCTTTTCACCTCTCGGAACTTGGGAAATAAAATCCGAAAGCGGAACTATGCTGGATTCGTTTCTTTTCTCTACCACAAAATCAGCAAACGCATCTGACAATGCTAAAGCGGTATTTGGAGTTACGCAAGATGGAGTTTATGATGTGTGGGTACATACCAAAGACTCTTCCAACAATCCCGGAAGCCGCTCATTTTATTTAACAATAAATAACAATGAGCCAGTACTCGCCGGTGGCCACGGAAACGAAGGGTGGCACTGGGACAAGGTTACCGCCTGTCCCCTTTTCGCGGGTGAACATACGCTTTCTTTAAGTGACTATCGTGGTAATTTCTCGCGTGTTGACATGATCGTAATTACCAACGATAAAGAATTCAAAATCGGCGAAAATAAAGAAATTATGCATAAGCTTCAAAATGAATATCTTTACAAATCCGGTTCTGCAAAAGAAACCAAGGCTACTGATAACGGTCAGGTGCGCCCAAGTGATGAAATTGCGGTTGAATTCAACGGAAGCTATATGACCTTTGATGTTCCACCTCTTCTGATTAACGACAGAACTATGGTTCCCATGCGTGCCATTTTTGAAGCGCTCGGTTGTACCGTTTCCTGGAACAACGATACGCAAACTGCAACCGGCATGCGAAACGGCTCCATTGTATCCCTGACTATCGATTCAGATGTCGCACAGGTAAATAATAAGAAAGTATCATTGGATGCACCTGCTGCGTTAATTAATGACAGAACCATGATTCCGTTACGTTTTGTTTCGGAGGCATTGGGAGCTTCTGTAAAATGGGAAGGTGACACCAACACCGTCAGGATCTTAGCTGATATTCCGTCTGCCGCTTATTTCCTGCGTCCTGAAAGTTTTGAAGCTTTGGGAACATGGTTCATGGAAAGCGGACAGGCAGATGCATTTAATCAGACAACGCTTCGCGGTTTGGTTAAGCCCGAAGACAACCCGGCACAGACTGCTGAAGATTATAACAATCCAAAGCCCGCAACAGCATATATTCCGGTTGCAAAAGGCGGTCAGTACCGAATCTGGGTACATTCAAAAGATTTTGAAACCAGCTCCCCCGGCACACGTTATTTTAACATTGGTGTAAACGGCAAAATGCACGAGCAAAAGTTCGGCACGCACGGTAAAAACGGGTACCGCTGGGCAGACGCAGGTGTATTCACATTAAACGAAGGAACAAATTCAATTTCATTATATGATACCTCCAAATTCTATGCCCGTTGTGATGGTGTCTTAATTGTAGAAGATTTAGGATATATTCCCGAAGAAAGCTATTCGGTGACATCGGCACTTGCCAAGCCATACAACCCGGCTTCCACACGTTCTACAGAGTTCCCAAAATGGGCTAAGGAACAAAACGCACCAACAGAAAGTATTGCAATTGAAAACGAATATACAAAAGTTATATTCCACAAAGTACCTACACAAAACGGCATTGTGATTCAGAATGAAATTTATGCAAAAAAAGACGGCAAGTGGGTGTTAACCAACAAACGCGATGAACCTCTTGGGTATCTTATGATGCAAGCGGACGATTCGTTAAAAGCAGGTTCTTCTGCTGAAATTGCCGCATTTAAGAACACATATACCGAAAACGGCATTGAGAAAAACTATATTGGTTCTGATGTGTACAGCGCGGGTACTGTGAACTGGATGATCCCAAACGATTATACTGTAAACGGAAACACAGTAACGCTGTTGTTCCCAGATAACAACTATGCTTCCTTGCAGGTTGTATGGAGCTTAGATGACGGCCGTTCTCCGAAGGTTACTTTAGATGCAAGCTTTAAAACAAACGGTGCATATTCCTTCGGTTGCTTTGAAGGTCAAGGGTTTGCAGACTATGATTTTGCAATGATTCCTTACAGAATTATGAGCAAGCAAGTTGCCGGAGATCGCGGTCTTACAACGCAACAATCCGCAATGACACCCATGTCCACCTATACACTTCCTGCAAATAACATCTATAATGCAAACAAGGTTACAAAAGGCGTTGTTGTTGAGCCGTCCTGGCTTCCCATTATGTGGAATTATACCGAAAACAATATGTTCGGTTTAGCTTCCATTGATGCTTCCGGCGCTTACGGTGGCGGTGTATTTGCTCCCCTTTTCGGAACAGAGGCATGCAAATTTTACAGCGGCGATACCTATAATTTCAGCTATCGTGTTATTTCCGAGGTATCTGACTGGTATGATTCTTATAAACACATCGCAACAGATTTGTTTGAAGTAAAAGACTACAGAACCAACTATTACACCTCCTTAAATGAGGGTATTTATAACACCATCGACCTGATGATGGATGACGATTTGGGTGGTTGGAACAAATATGCAAAAGGGTTTTATAATATGGAATCCTCTTACATGGCAACCAACGCAAATCCTATGGCGTTGCTTCAGGCATATCAACTGACCGAAAACAAAGACATTTTAGAAAGAAGAACTGTTCCGACCATTGCGAATTTGCTGACACGTCCAAATTTACACATGAACTGGACAACCAACAAATCCTCACAAGCATGGGGACAGCACGAAATCGGTTCTCCTATCAAATATTACAACTTAAATGTAATGGGTGGGGTTTACGAGCAAACAGGCGGTACCCTTCCCTGGCTTCTGAACTATTCCATCGAAAAAGCAAAAGCTGGCACAGTAAACGAAACCGCTTCGGCAGTTGCACCATTCATGAACGACTTACATCTGTACAAATATACGGGAGACGAATCCTATCTCAAAAAAGCAATTGCTACCGCTGATAAATATTTAGAGGATGTTGTATACGCACCGCGTACTACACAGCAAAAAGAAACTGTATTTGTGTACTCCGGCTACTATCCGAGCCTTTCTTCTCTGCTGGATATTTATGATGTAACCGGAGACAAAAAATACTTAGATGCTGCAGAATACACCGGACGTTGGATTTCAGCTATGGTGCAGACTGCAGGTGTAGATTCTTCAAAACGAAATCAGATGATTACTGTAAACGATCCTTTGGACGTGGCAGTTCGCTGGCAAGGCGGTAAGGGTGAGCATTTAAGCTCCTCCTTCTGGTGGCACGGTGATGTTATCTGGCGTCAGGGTACAACACCCGGAAACCCTGCGGATACAGACAAAGCTTATGCGCTTATGCGTGAGCATATCGAGGATGTTCCGCTTTGGGTTGCAAGCAATGTAGGGCTCGGTGTGGAACAACCTGTAACATTTGGCGGTTCTTCCTACATTACAATGCAATGCTGGGCAGGTGATATGGTAAGACTTGCATATCTTACAGGTGACGATTATTTTGAATCGGTGGCAAGAAATGCAATCGTCGGCAGATTCGGCGGATATTCCGGCTATTATCTGCAACGGTTCTGGACCTATTATATGCAACCGGAGTACGGATTTAACGGTCCTGACTTTACAAACATTTACTGGCACCATATTCCGCAGTTTTATGCAATGCTTTGCGATTTCCTGGTGAACCAGATTTCCGCAAAATCCGATTATCTGATTTCCTTCCCTGGTTTACGTCAGCAGGGTTATGCATATTTTGACTCGAACCAATACGGGTACGCACCCGGCAAATTTTATGATGAAGATGGTATGTGGCTGTGGCTTGACCGCGGAATTGTAACTCCGAATTCGGTTCAGATTGACTATTTGACTGCAAAAAAAGATGGCATGTTTGCTGCTGCATTCTTGAACGAAGGAAACGAGGCGGTAACCACCGAAATTGTTCTGGGTGAAAAACTCCCTGGCAGTCAAACCTATACAGGTTCTGCTACACTTTATGATAATGCAGGCAATAAGTCTGAAATTCAGATTGAAAACGGAAAGTTTATGCTTACCATTCAACCGAAAGCTCTTGTAAGTGTAAAAATCAGTCTGCCTGATGTGAAAGCACCCTCTTATGCATTGCTCAAATACACGCTCAACGGAAAATATGATGTAAAACAGTCGGTTGCAGAGCATGAAAACGGAAAAGCATTTGCGATTCAACTTAGTCCGGACGAGTATTTTGCCTACATTTATGTAACAGACACCGAAGAAACCGCATCCGCGATTAAAGTTTACTACACAATAGGTGACAGCGAAGAACAGATGGCCGAAATGGATGTTTATCCTTACGAAGTTATCCTCCCCGTTCAGCAACCTGTTAAGCCACTCACCTACCGCATTGAACTGGTCCAAAATGATGGATCTGTTAAAAAAATACCGGGTGGTACGATTATACCAATCGGTTCCGGTTTATAAAAAAATGCAGACCGACTTTAAGTCGGTCTGCATAACTTACTTGAAAGGATTACTATATGTCTATAACAACGTTAAGCCTTATTCTTCTTATGATTGTCCTGTTTTCCTGGCAGTCGCTGTTCAGCCGTTTGCAGGCAACTGCGTATCCAGGCAATGAAAACGATGCTCCGATTGTCTTTTCTGTGTTTTATGGGTTGATAATCACTTTTATCACCTT harbors:
- a CDS encoding helix-turn-helix domain-containing protein, which gives rise to MEKYINTWKNSRENVLQQESHFLVDKEVWGPEDLPIPPIHNHIFTEIEFVAEGDCVQKVNGHTIPCKSGTIVFMLSRDVHEYLSFAKPTLLYSLCFADDMLPKEITDVLYAKNTAFTATFNSKECENVKQCFEKLLVEKENNEQYGKLLVQSIITEVLIKILRQTDNSDLKIGNAILRNALKYMRENFRHPITLIEVADFVHVTPQYFSKLFKTEINITFHEYLRNMRLDYSMMLLNTTNMSVTEICMDCGFNSSSNFTKIFKERFGVLPKDVHKK
- a CDS encoding family 20 glycosylhydrolase; this translates as MIKLFPEPLFLEKKSGHYIVNEKVYLHLDAEFDKKEFLDFCPVLWNNFTAKKSVLEIIFVPGLKGNACLSVDKDVHIPSFDSEYEYEISVDEKGVFMAFSESVGLIHAFLSMLQLLSPYRRKTNDFIIPFVCIKDKPALSFRGMHLCLFHDTSLTHIKKMVALCAFLKCSHICIETWGSLKLEVFPEFGWPDAATAEDLKEIVYLGRAMGVEFIPFMNHIGHSSQSRLVSGKHVVLDQNPEYEEWFTQGGWTWDVDNPEVIELHKKIRAELCEIFGEGDYFHIGCDEFADLYSPWAEKDVSDTEGFVRFLNRTAESVKNDIHRKPIMWGEMFLDKKDFDYPFCCNTNDTFTFDMDGLAEDMYVVDWQYNIEEAQDESVQYFLKNIPASRLILAPWSDMSKIHGRVNLAKKHNMLGIIGTTWGNTETSCGDMVFTACDMWEQGAEPYKQEYSLNGYRRSMICRFMRGILPSDGIYKTAGFKESEF